The following nucleotide sequence is from Acidimicrobiales bacterium.
ATCCGCGCCTACGACCCCGACAGCCGCGTCGTCGCCCTGCTGCGCAACCCGGTCGACCAGATGCACTCGCAGCACAGCGAGATGCTGTTCCAGGGCGAGGAGGACATCGCGTCGTTCGGGGAGGCGGTGGCGGCCGAGGAGGCCCGCCGCCGCGGCGAGCGCGTGCCGCCGGGGTGCCAGAAGGTGTTCGGGCTCCTCTACCGTGACATCGCCCGCTATGGCGAGCAGGTCGAGCGCTACTTCTCCGCGTTCGGTCGCGACCGCGTGTGCGTGGTGCTCTACGACGACCTCGTGGCGGACGCCGACGCCGCCTACGGTCAGGTCCTGCGGTTCCTCGACGTCGACGCCGCCCACCGGCCCGAGTTCGGCGTGGTGAACGCCAACAAGGTGGTCCGCAGCCCGCGCGTGCGCGACCTCCTGCGCCATGCGCCGCCCGGGATCCGTCGGGTCGGTCGCCTGGTGGTCCCCGACGAGCACGCCCGGGCCGCCCTGCGGCGCCGCCTGCACACGCTCAACACCCGCCGCCAGGCCCGGCCGCCCATGGACCCCGAGCTGCGTGGCCGCCTGACCGCCGAGCTCGCCCCCGACATCCGCAGGCTCGAGGCCCTCCTCGACCGCGATCTCGGTGCCTGGCTGGCGCCCGCCGGCGGTGGCGCCGGTCCGGGCCGGGCGCCGCGCCCCGGCATCACCCTCGACGGACGGGCCCGATGACCGCGCCGGGGCCGGGACCCGGCGTCGTGGTCCTCGGGATGCACCGCAGCGGGACGTCGGCGGTGAGCCGGGTCCTCAACCTCCTGGGCGCCGACATCGGCCCCGCCGACGACCTGCTCACCGAGTACGACAACCCCGGCGGGCACTGGGAGAGCAAAGCCCTGGTGGCGTGCAACGACCGCATCCTGGCCGCCTACGGGCGGTCGTGGGACTTCCCCCCGTGGCTGGCCCCGGGATGGGAGCACACCGAGCGGGCCACGCGCCTGCTGCCCGACCTGGCCGAGACGTTCGCGGCGGTCTACACGGGCGGCCCCTGGGTGTGGAAGGACCCGCGCACCTGCCTGACGTTCCCGCTGTGGCGTCGGGTGCTCGGCGACGGGGCCCGGGTCGTGCTCGTGCTGCGTGACCCCGGTGCGGTGGTGGCCTCGGTAAGGCGCCGCGACGGGATCCCGGCGTTCTACGGCGTGGGCCTGTGGCAGCACTACGTCCGGGCGTCGGTGGCGGCGTCGCGGGGCCTGCCCGTGGTCTGCCTGCGCTTCGAGGACCTGGTGGCCGCACCCGCGGAGACGGTGGCGACCCTCGCCGGCGACCTGCGGGCCCTCGGGGTGGACCTGGGCGGCGACCCGGGCGTGGCTGCCCGGGCGCTCGAGGGCCAGCTCGTGCACGGCGCCGCGCCCACGCCGACGGTCCGGCGGCTCACGGCGTCCACGCTGCGCGTGCTGCAGTCACTGCCGCGTCGCAGCGACGACTTCCAGCCCCCGACGTGGCGCGAGCCGCGCTGGGTGCGGCCCGTGCTCCTCGCCTACCGCGGCCCGTGGGCCGTGCGGGCGCGCGTCGGCCACCCCCTGCGCCCGGGGTTCGCGTGAGCGGCCCGGCGGGGGTGGCGGCCCCCCGGCCGCGCGGCGGCGCCCCGTGGCGCCGCACGACGCCTCGGGGCGTGCTCGTGCTCGGCATGCACCGCAGCGGCACGTCGGCGGCCACGCGCCTGGTCAACCTCCTCGGTCCCGCCACCTGCGCGCCCGGCGACATGGTGCGCGGGCCGTGGAACCCGAGCGGCCACTTCGAGAGCC
It contains:
- a CDS encoding sulfotransferase, with translation MTAPGPGPGVVVLGMHRSGTSAVSRVLNLLGADIGPADDLLTEYDNPGGHWESKALVACNDRILAAYGRSWDFPPWLAPGWEHTERATRLLPDLAETFAAVYTGGPWVWKDPRTCLTFPLWRRVLGDGARVVLVLRDPGAVVASVRRRDGIPAFYGVGLWQHYVRASVAASRGLPVVCLRFEDLVAAPAETVATLAGDLRALGVDLGGDPGVAARALEGQLVHGAAPTPTVRRLTASTLRVLQSLPRRSDDFQPPTWREPRWVRPVLLAYRGPWAVRARVGHPLRPGFA
- a CDS encoding sulfotransferase, translating into MAPDPGTGSSAPRAAGEARPTPNLFIVGAPKSGTTALATYLGSHPDVFVAGKELTYFGGDLVFRTRKGGRWQIGYDAYLGWFAEHGAARYRADRSVFYLYSSQAAAEIRAYDPDSRVVALLRNPVDQMHSQHSEMLFQGEEDIASFGEAVAAEEARRRGERVPPGCQKVFGLLYRDIARYGEQVERYFSAFGRDRVCVVLYDDLVADADAAYGQVLRFLDVDAAHRPEFGVVNANKVVRSPRVRDLLRHAPPGIRRVGRLVVPDEHARAALRRRLHTLNTRRQARPPMDPELRGRLTAELAPDIRRLEALLDRDLGAWLAPAGGGAGPGRAPRPGITLDGRAR